GCACCTTCCATCGATTCTACATCGGGATTGAAAATTGAGACCACTTTTTTAATAACATTCTTTTGCCCGTTAACGGTATTAACGGTTATGCCTTTTACCAAAGGCAATTTTATTTTTTTTGCAAACTTATTTTCTAATTTTCCGGATTCTGAAACTTTATCTTTTTCGCGAATAGGAATAAATTTACCATTATCGTCAATTCCAAAATCTGCAAATTCTTCTGAAACAACATTTACTAATGAGCCAACAGAAAATTGTTTACTAAAACTTCCGCATATGCCAACATTTAAAACGAAATCAGGTTTGCTTTTTAAAATTGCTACAGTTAAAGAATAAGTTGTTTTAACCATGCCAATTCCTGTGATAAGAATCTCAATATCAGGAAAAGCAGAAGTTATTTTTTTTATTGAACTATCTGATCCTAATTCTGGTTTAGTTGCCGATACTAAAAGCAATTTCATGATTAAAAATTTGAATAAAGTTAAAAAATTGTGGTTATTTTGCATAATATCAAAATGAATATTTATGAGTGAGATAGAATTTGACCCAACAGAAATTGAAGGTTTTTCGAAAATTGAAATGTATCATGCTGACACTACTAATTCATTGTCAGAGCACTATAAATGGATTTTGGGTTTAATCGGAGAAAATCCTGAGCGTGAAGGTTTACTTAAAACTCCTGAAAGAGTAGCAAAATC
Above is a genomic segment from Bacteroidia bacterium containing:
- a CDS encoding futalosine hydrolase, translating into MKLLLVSATKPELGSDSSIKKITSAFPDIEILITGIGMVKTTYSLTVAILKSKPDFVLNVGICGSFSKQFSVGSLVNVVSEEFADFGIDDNGKFIPIREKDKVSESGKLENKFAKKIKLPLVKGITVNTVNGQKNVIKKVVSIFNPDVESMEGAAVFFVCLMNKIPFAEIRSVSNFVAPRNTSSWNKDLAIDNLNKALPEIISKIHTLIK